In Variovorax paradoxus, a single genomic region encodes these proteins:
- a CDS encoding SDR family NAD(P)-dependent oxidoreductase, whose amino-acid sequence MQDQATLPTGLTGIEIAIVGMAGRFPGAPDVDTFWRNIRDGVESVTVFSDEQLRARGVPERTLADPDYVKAGVLFEGFDQFDAGFFGYSPREAEHLDPQQRIFLECAWEALEHAGWQARKAAASVGVYAGDGPNLYLMRHLLPAFGIDAGTGIADMLGLMSGNSAGSLCTRVAYKLDLRGPAVSVQTECSTSLVAVHMACQALLNHDCDMALAGGVWLNLLQEGGYRYQNGAILSPDGHCRAFDAKAAGTVIGSGAGIVVLKRLEEALRDGDTIHAVIKGSAANNDGADKIGFTAPSVQGQAGAIRAAQMVADVPASTIGYVEAHGTGTTLGDPIEMAALTQAFASGGATSQGRCAIGSVKTNIGHLDAAAGVAGLIKAAMALRHRTLPPSLHFEQPNPQIDFATSPFYVNTEARPWPKGDAPRRAGVSSFGIGGTNVHVVLEEAPEAPAAAAPQDQGGWQVLPLSAMSATAVKQAAQRLGAHIEAHPGTALADIAHTLQTGRRAFAHRRAVVADASAAAAGMLACREGVMAAAAPAPEQPPEVAFLFPGGGTQHANMGLALYREDAPFRKDIDRCCELLRPELGLDLRELLFPAPHAQAEADARLFDIAFAQPALFVVEYAMAHWWMRRGVRPAVMIGHSLGEYVAACLAGVFRLEDALRVTALRGRLLQSMPPGAMTAVPLSQAELAPFLTGGCDLGAANGEQLCVISGPLEAIEATEAELRAHGHLPRRLHVSIASHSAMTQPLLAQLEQLIASVPRQAPKIPFISNVTGKLITAQQATSPNYWAQHLRGTVQFTDGLRSLFEVPGRVVLEVGPGETLAGLARQHPMAVSAAAVHASQAHPQQRARNAQQIAQTLASLWLAGVDIDWAACHAGQARRRVPLPAYPFQRRRYWVDAPGAGSAKSARKPSADAFYVPVWKRIEPLVPVVPRTAADAGCVLVLGDGRSLTGHLARHLRSLGHAVAVAERGTAFARTGREGWTLRPGERDDHARLLREVEADFGAVAAIHHLWCLDEVPASQPQAELLERSFFSLLALVQALDTRTTAAAAGKLPITVVANQIEDVTGTEPLCPEKATLLGAAKVIGQECPRVHCRVIDVMLPAAESDAEALLVAQLATESAALRTEPGEPLLAYRGPHRWAKGYEPAPLPAAAQPRLRPQGVYLITGGLGGVGLAVAKHLARHWQARLVLLGRSAMPERACWAALAGDASQPEAQKARLRQLLELEALGAQVMALSADVSDAAQLQAALALANARFGALHGIVHAAGDAGGGMLAQRTRAQVDTVFATKVRGTRVLLDAVRGQPLDFVQFCSSISSVAGGLGMGDYAAANAYLDAVAIAHARAGSYPIFSVNWDAWRGLGMAQNMDVPDGIGMDGPEGARTFERIVNGPLRPQTVISTTDLAQRLGPLDSGMLDMFETDDAQPAASGGSHPRPALQTPFVAPEGELANALAALWTERLGIAPIGMDDNLFELGGDSLVAIQLLSRIRKAYAVELHPSEFFKAPTIAGLIARMPANGAPAEARQAAAMEMAPVPRTGALPLSPMQRRLWLVDRLTDAGNVTGRAAYNMSAGLALHGELNVDVLRAAIDAIVARHEVLRTVFAEDDEGEPAAVIRDSVRLNIPLVEIDEADKPARERRYAMLFDELVRMPFALAEGPLIKATVVRLGEREHVLVLVVHHIVFDGWSIAVFARELGEFYERALRGQPLALAPLPVQYVDYAAWYDRALASETFAPKAEFWRSYLRNAPQVSTLQSDHQRPATASHAGNSVVLELPPDLSQALAALARECDTSLFTLLLSSFFLFFHQASGADDIVIGTDVAGRGHPDLEQLLGFFVNVVPVRSRMSERQADFRQWLARTKQQTLVAMDHQDVPFDQIVELSGAQRARDRNPLVQVLFVLQNTPEIRFAIEGAEVEVLPQQMNESKFDLAVFAREQAGALTVEWVYATDLYRRETVEKFTASWHALLERIVETPGQAVETIEAPAPKQSQERITMNTAKTTGAAGKMDKLGKLDKLGKLGKAAARPVVQTSFLRAGAEFPIVLQATTDDLDTVAWAKSQADYIEMLVARHGGILFRNFGLKTPQDFEAFAEAIEPELYGSYGDLPKKEGGKKTYRSTPYPERQMILYHNESSHLDRWPRKQWFFCELPSPVGGATPIVDCREMLRRLPADMVAEFERKELLYVRTFTPGLDVSWRDFYKTDRREDVEARLAAAGIAWRWLDEDTLQTRTRCPAVIRHPLTGEKVFFNQIQLHHVACLEAQVREDLLAMGGIERMPRNVTYGDGSPIADETMAVVGRVYEECAVRFDWQQGDIVMLDNMLAAHARDPYEGPRKIVVAMGAMFDRGALEGAAPAANEAKLADEQGA is encoded by the coding sequence ATGCAAGACCAAGCCACACTGCCCACCGGACTCACGGGCATCGAGATCGCCATCGTCGGCATGGCCGGGCGCTTTCCCGGCGCACCCGATGTCGACACCTTCTGGCGCAACATCCGCGACGGCGTCGAGTCGGTCACCGTCTTCAGCGACGAGCAGCTGCGCGCCCGCGGCGTGCCCGAACGCACGCTGGCCGACCCTGACTACGTCAAGGCCGGCGTGCTGTTCGAGGGCTTCGACCAGTTCGACGCCGGCTTCTTCGGCTATTCCCCGCGCGAAGCCGAGCACCTCGATCCGCAGCAGCGCATCTTTCTCGAATGCGCGTGGGAGGCGCTGGAGCATGCGGGCTGGCAGGCCAGGAAGGCGGCCGCGTCGGTCGGCGTCTACGCGGGAGACGGCCCCAACCTCTACCTGATGCGGCACCTGCTGCCCGCCTTCGGGATCGATGCGGGCACCGGCATCGCCGACATGCTGGGCCTGATGAGCGGCAACTCCGCGGGCTCGCTGTGCACGCGGGTGGCCTACAAGCTCGACCTGCGCGGGCCGGCCGTCAGCGTGCAGACCGAATGCTCGACCTCGCTGGTGGCCGTGCACATGGCCTGCCAGGCGCTGCTGAACCACGACTGCGACATGGCGCTGGCCGGTGGCGTGTGGCTCAACCTGCTGCAGGAAGGCGGCTACCGCTACCAGAACGGCGCGATCCTCTCGCCCGACGGCCACTGCCGCGCCTTCGACGCGAAGGCCGCGGGCACGGTCATCGGCAGCGGCGCGGGCATCGTCGTGCTCAAGCGGCTGGAAGAAGCGCTGCGCGACGGCGACACCATCCATGCGGTCATCAAAGGCAGCGCGGCCAACAACGACGGCGCGGACAAGATCGGCTTCACCGCGCCCAGCGTGCAGGGGCAGGCCGGCGCGATCCGCGCGGCGCAGATGGTGGCCGACGTGCCCGCGAGCACCATCGGCTACGTGGAAGCGCACGGCACCGGCACCACGCTGGGCGACCCGATCGAGATGGCCGCACTGACGCAGGCTTTCGCGAGCGGCGGGGCGACGTCGCAGGGCCGGTGCGCCATCGGCTCGGTCAAGACCAACATCGGCCACCTCGACGCGGCCGCCGGCGTGGCCGGCCTCATCAAGGCCGCGATGGCACTGCGCCACCGGACGCTGCCGCCCAGCCTGCATTTCGAGCAGCCCAATCCGCAGATCGACTTCGCGACCAGCCCGTTCTATGTGAACACCGAGGCCCGGCCCTGGCCGAAGGGCGATGCGCCGCGCCGCGCGGGTGTCAGCTCCTTCGGCATCGGCGGCACCAACGTGCACGTCGTCCTCGAAGAGGCGCCCGAAGCGCCGGCCGCCGCCGCGCCGCAGGACCAGGGCGGCTGGCAGGTGCTGCCGCTGTCCGCCATGAGCGCCACCGCCGTGAAGCAGGCCGCGCAACGGCTCGGCGCACACATCGAAGCGCATCCCGGGACGGCATTGGCCGACATCGCGCACACGCTGCAGACGGGCCGCCGCGCCTTCGCACACCGCCGCGCCGTGGTGGCCGATGCATCGGCGGCCGCCGCGGGCATGTTGGCTTGCCGCGAAGGCGTCATGGCGGCTGCGGCACCCGCGCCCGAGCAGCCGCCCGAAGTCGCCTTCCTGTTTCCCGGCGGCGGCACGCAGCACGCGAACATGGGGCTTGCGCTCTATCGGGAGGACGCGCCGTTTCGCAAAGACATCGACCGCTGCTGCGAACTGCTGCGCCCCGAACTCGGCCTCGACCTGCGCGAACTGCTGTTCCCCGCGCCGCACGCGCAGGCCGAGGCAGACGCGCGCCTGTTCGACATCGCCTTCGCCCAGCCAGCCCTGTTCGTCGTCGAATATGCAATGGCGCATTGGTGGATGCGCCGCGGCGTGCGACCCGCCGTGATGATCGGCCACAGCCTCGGCGAGTACGTCGCGGCCTGCCTGGCGGGTGTGTTCCGGCTCGAAGACGCGTTGCGGGTGACCGCGCTGCGCGGCCGCCTGCTGCAATCCATGCCGCCCGGCGCCATGACGGCAGTGCCGCTCTCGCAGGCCGAGCTGGCGCCTTTCCTGACCGGCGGCTGCGACCTCGGGGCCGCCAACGGCGAGCAGCTGTGCGTGATCTCCGGCCCGCTCGAAGCCATCGAGGCCACCGAAGCGGAACTGCGCGCGCACGGCCACCTGCCGCGCCGGCTGCATGTGTCCATCGCCTCGCACTCGGCCATGACGCAGCCGCTGCTCGCGCAACTGGAGCAGCTCATTGCCTCGGTGCCGCGGCAGGCGCCGAAGATTCCGTTCATCTCGAACGTCACCGGCAAGCTCATCACGGCGCAGCAGGCGACCAGCCCGAACTACTGGGCACAGCACCTGCGCGGCACGGTGCAGTTCACGGACGGCTTGCGCTCGCTCTTCGAGGTGCCCGGGCGCGTGGTGCTCGAAGTCGGCCCCGGCGAGACGCTCGCCGGCCTCGCGCGCCAGCACCCGATGGCTGTTTCGGCCGCCGCCGTGCACGCCAGCCAGGCGCATCCGCAGCAGCGCGCGCGCAACGCGCAGCAGATCGCGCAGACGCTCGCCAGCCTGTGGCTCGCGGGCGTGGACATCGACTGGGCCGCCTGCCATGCCGGACAGGCGCGGCGCCGCGTGCCGCTGCCGGCCTATCCGTTCCAGCGCCGCCGCTACTGGGTCGACGCACCCGGCGCCGGGTCGGCGAAGTCCGCACGCAAGCCGTCCGCCGACGCGTTCTACGTCCCCGTCTGGAAACGGATCGAGCCGCTAGTGCCTGTCGTGCCCAGGACCGCGGCCGACGCGGGCTGCGTGCTCGTGCTCGGCGACGGCCGCAGCCTCACCGGCCATCTCGCCCGGCACCTGCGTTCGCTGGGCCATGCGGTGGCCGTGGCCGAGCGCGGCACGGCCTTCGCCCGCACCGGCCGCGAGGGCTGGACATTGCGGCCCGGCGAGCGGGACGATCACGCGCGACTGCTGCGCGAGGTCGAGGCCGACTTCGGCGCCGTCGCCGCCATCCACCACCTGTGGTGCCTGGACGAGGTGCCGGCCTCGCAGCCGCAGGCCGAATTGCTCGAGCGCAGTTTCTTCAGCCTGCTGGCGCTCGTGCAGGCGCTCGACACCCGCACCACGGCCGCCGCCGCCGGCAAGCTGCCGATCACCGTCGTCGCCAACCAGATCGAGGACGTCACCGGCACCGAACCGTTGTGTCCCGAGAAGGCCACGCTGCTGGGCGCGGCCAAGGTGATCGGGCAGGAGTGCCCGCGCGTCCATTGCCGCGTGATCGACGTGATGCTGCCGGCTGCCGAGAGCGACGCCGAAGCGCTGCTGGTCGCCCAGCTCGCCACCGAATCCGCCGCGCTGCGCACGGAGCCCGGCGAGCCGCTGCTGGCCTACCGCGGCCCGCACCGCTGGGCGAAGGGCTACGAGCCCGCGCCGCTGCCTGCCGCGGCGCAGCCGCGGTTGCGGCCGCAGGGCGTCTACCTGATCACCGGAGGTCTTGGCGGCGTCGGCCTGGCCGTCGCAAAGCACCTGGCCCGTCACTGGCAGGCCCGCCTGGTGCTGCTCGGCCGAAGCGCGATGCCGGAGCGCGCGTGCTGGGCTGCGCTGGCCGGCGATGCGAGCCAGCCCGAGGCGCAAAAGGCAAGGCTGCGCCAGCTGCTCGAACTCGAGGCGCTGGGTGCGCAGGTGATGGCCCTGTCGGCCGATGTGTCCGACGCCGCGCAACTGCAGGCGGCCCTTGCGCTCGCGAACGCGCGCTTCGGTGCGTTGCACGGCATCGTCCATGCGGCGGGCGATGCGGGCGGCGGCATGCTGGCCCAGCGCACGCGCGCGCAGGTCGACACGGTCTTCGCGACCAAGGTGCGCGGCACCCGCGTCCTGCTGGATGCGGTGCGCGGCCAGCCGCTGGACTTCGTGCAGTTCTGCTCGTCCATCTCCAGCGTGGCCGGCGGTCTGGGCATGGGCGACTACGCCGCCGCCAATGCGTACCTCGACGCCGTGGCCATCGCCCATGCGCGCGCAGGCAGCTACCCGATCTTCTCGGTCAACTGGGACGCCTGGCGGGGCCTGGGCATGGCGCAGAACATGGACGTGCCGGACGGCATCGGCATGGACGGCCCCGAAGGCGCGCGCACCTTCGAGCGCATCGTCAACGGGCCGCTGCGCCCGCAGACCGTGATCTCGACCACCGATCTCGCACAGCGTCTGGGCCCCCTGGATAGCGGCATGCTCGACATGTTCGAGACCGACGATGCGCAACCCGCGGCAAGCGGCGGCAGCCATCCGCGCCCCGCGCTGCAGACACCCTTCGTCGCGCCCGAAGGCGAACTGGCCAACGCCCTGGCCGCGCTGTGGACCGAGCGCCTGGGCATCGCGCCCATCGGCATGGACGACAACCTGTTCGAGCTCGGCGGCGATTCCCTGGTGGCCATTCAGCTGTTGTCGCGCATCCGCAAGGCCTATGCGGTCGAACTGCATCCCAGCGAGTTCTTCAAGGCACCCACCATCGCCGGGCTGATCGCGCGCATGCCCGCGAACGGCGCGCCGGCCGAGGCGCGCCAGGCCGCGGCAATGGAGATGGCGCCTGTGCCGCGAACCGGCGCGCTGCCGCTGTCGCCGATGCAGCGCCGCCTTTGGCTGGTCGACCGGCTCACCGATGCTGGCAACGTGACCGGCCGCGCGGCCTACAACATGTCGGCGGGGCTGGCCCTGCATGGCGAACTCAACGTCGACGTGCTGCGCGCGGCCATCGACGCCATCGTCGCGCGGCACGAAGTGCTGCGCACCGTGTTTGCCGAAGACGACGAAGGCGAGCCGGCGGCGGTGATTCGCGACAGCGTGCGCCTGAACATCCCGCTCGTGGAGATCGACGAGGCCGACAAGCCCGCACGCGAGCGCCGCTACGCCATGTTGTTCGACGAACTCGTGCGCATGCCCTTTGCGCTGGCCGAAGGCCCGCTCATCAAGGCGACCGTCGTGCGCCTGGGCGAACGCGAGCATGTGCTGGTGCTCGTGGTGCACCACATCGTGTTCGACGGGTGGTCGATCGCGGTGTTCGCGCGCGAGCTGGGCGAGTTCTACGAACGCGCGCTGCGCGGCCAGCCGCTGGCGCTCGCGCCGTTGCCGGTGCAGTACGTGGACTACGCCGCGTGGTACGACCGCGCGTTGGCCTCCGAGACGTTTGCGCCCAAGGCCGAGTTCTGGCGCAGCTATCTGCGCAACGCGCCGCAGGTGTCGACCCTGCAGTCCGACCACCAGCGCCCGGCCACGGCCTCGCATGCCGGGAACTCGGTGGTGCTTGAACTGCCGCCGGACTTGTCGCAGGCGCTGGCCGCGCTCGCGCGAGAGTGCGATACCTCGCTGTTCACGCTGCTGCTGTCGTCCTTCTTCCTGTTCTTCCATCAGGCCTCGGGTGCGGACGACATCGTGATCGGCACCGACGTGGCCGGCCGCGGCCACCCGGATCTCGAACAGCTGCTGGGCTTCTTCGTCAACGTCGTGCCCGTGCGCTCGCGCATGAGCGAGCGGCAGGCCGATTTCAGGCAATGGCTCGCACGGACGAAGCAGCAGACGCTCGTCGCCATGGATCACCAGGACGTGCCCTTCGACCAGATCGTGGAGCTGTCGGGCGCGCAGCGCGCGCGAGACCGCAACCCGCTGGTCCAGGTGCTCTTCGTCCTGCAGAACACACCCGAGATCCGGTTCGCCATCGAAGGCGCCGAGGTCGAGGTGCTGCCCCAGCAGATGAACGAATCCAAGTTCGACCTGGCGGTGTTCGCCAGGGAACAGGCCGGCGCGCTCACCGTCGAGTGGGTGTACGCCACAGACCTGTACCGGCGGGAAACCGTCGAAAAGTTCACCGCTTCATGGCATGCGCTGCTGGAGCGGATCGTCGAAACACCGGGCCAGGCCGTCGAAACCATCGAGGCACCGGCCCCCAAGCAATCGCAGGAGCGAATCACCATGAACACCGCCAAGACCACCGGCGCCGCCGGCAAGATGGACAAGCTCGGCAAGCTGGACAAACTGGGAAAGCTCGGCAAAGCCGCCGCGCGACCAGTGGTCCAGACCTCTTTCCTCAGGGCCGGCGCCGAATTCCCCATCGTGCTGCAGGCCACCACCGACGATCTCGACACAGTGGCCTGGGCGAAGAGCCAGGCCGACTACATCGAGATGCTGGTTGCAAGGCACGGCGGCATCCTGTTCCGCAATTTCGGCCTGAAGACGCCGCAGGACTTCGAGGCCTTTGCCGAGGCCATCGAGCCCGAGCTGTACGGCAGCTACGGCGACCTGCCGAAGAAGGAGGGCGGCAAGAAGACCTACCGCTCCACGCCGTATCCCGAGCGGCAGATGATCCTGTACCACAACGAGAGTTCGCACCTCGACCGCTGGCCGCGCAAGCAGTGGTTCTTCTGCGAGCTGCCCTCGCCCGTGGGCGGCGCCACCCCCATCGTCGACTGCCGCGAAATGCTGCGCCGGTTGCCCGCGGACATGGTGGCCGAGTTCGAGCGCAAGGAACTGCTGTACGTGCGCACCTTCACGCCGGGCCTGGACGTGAGCTGGCGCGACTTCTACAAGACCGACCGCCGCGAGGACGTGGAGGCCCGCCTGGCCGCTGCGGGCATCGCATGGCGCTGGCTCGATGAAGACACCTTGCAGACGCGCACGCGCTGCCCTGCGGTGATCCGCCATCCTCTGACGGGCGAGAAGGTCTTCTTCAACCAGATCCAGCTGCACCACGTGGCCTGCCTGGAGGCGCAGGTGCGCGAAGACCTGCTCGCCATGGGCGGCATCGAGCGGATGCCGCGCAACGTGACGTACGGCGACGGCTCGCCCATTGCCGACGAGACCATGGCCGTGGTCGGCCGCGTGTACGAGGAATGCGCGGTGCGCTTCGACTGGCAGCAGGGCGACATCGTCATGCTCGACAACATGCTCGCGGCTCATGCGCGCGACCCGTACGAGGGGCCGCGCAAGATCGTGGTGGCGATGGGGGCGATGTTCGACCGTGGCGCACTCGAAGGCGCAGCACCCGCGGCGAACGAGGCAAAGCTGGCCGACGAGCAGGGGGCATGA
- a CDS encoding amino acid adenylation domain-containing protein: MSVMTDPVETSFPLSPEQRMVPAGAERQLLLVGIEGMLDTARLRIAVEGVLQSHGALCAAIRQVPGYRGPRLQPLDGMPPPKWQSADVAEAELAAWLEAFHREPLAAERGELVSVGLVRTADARHTLALSVNALAADRESLQNLFDQIAAVYLDEGSVESEDIFQYARFVEWRQDLLEGDDADEGRAYWQRVAAEAATLAPPRLQGRAESVQPQAGRHRAGGAIDAALAGRVAARADALGTQPETLLQAAWWLLLARLDGTGRFIGGWQHDCRRDYEPMQGAVGLFDKVLPVVVDVAMDESFAGWVGRFDAALAAHVDVQEYWSVDAPPLATHTVVGFASHEAPLPRGTEPRWRLTGLPDPMPCFELALQAAWQTQGAELSLHADAAHYSQAAVERLLLQFLALLEAVVAQPDASVGALSLVGPKERELLLARCGGERIDAGTQTVADRIAHWAQATPDAPALEAGEQRLNYRELDGRINRLAHWLAAQGVTPGSIVALNLPRSIELTVAIFAAWRVGAAYLPLEPEWPEARRASVLADARPALVLDAAAPPVPEGMPGTPPAHRISPQDLAYVLYTSGSTGKPKGVAIEQGHLLNYVAAASAAMRLDACRRWALTSSVVADLGNTALFGAFFNGACLVVAAEDDVKDADAFARFMAEREIDAIKIVPSHLEALLECESPHLPRTLVLGGEAAPRALVERIARLAPQCAIYNHYGPTETTVGVMVHAVPAGAQVSEQLPLTRVLANNRVHVLDEALGLVPAGALGEVYVGGAQLCRGYLNREAADAFVADPFNPGQRLYRTGDLAYVLAEGGIRLAGRADHQVKIHGFRVEPAEVEAVLLAQPGVRQAAVLAVPDAAGASALSAFFIADEVLADGRALRERLAAQLPAHMVPASFTAVDAFARLPNGKIDRLALAAIVPAAAGHKARIEPRDALEAVLADGMASLLGSGPIGVEDDFFELGGHSLQVIKLVARIRKLLQVEVAAGVVFDHPTPAALAAALREDSDDAAQLEQRAQAHRQPEEDMSETA; encoded by the coding sequence ATGAGCGTGATGACCGACCCCGTGGAAACGAGCTTCCCGTTGAGCCCTGAACAACGCATGGTGCCTGCCGGCGCCGAGCGTCAGCTGCTGCTGGTCGGGATCGAAGGCATGCTGGACACCGCGCGCCTGCGCATTGCCGTGGAGGGCGTGCTGCAGTCGCACGGCGCGCTGTGCGCGGCGATCCGGCAGGTGCCGGGCTACCGTGGACCACGCCTGCAACCCCTCGACGGGATGCCGCCGCCGAAGTGGCAATCGGCCGACGTGGCGGAAGCCGAGCTGGCCGCATGGCTCGAGGCGTTCCATCGCGAGCCGCTGGCGGCGGAGCGTGGCGAACTCGTGAGCGTCGGCCTCGTGCGCACGGCCGATGCGCGGCACACGCTGGCGCTCTCGGTGAACGCGCTGGCAGCGGACCGCGAAAGCCTGCAGAACCTTTTCGACCAGATCGCCGCGGTGTACCTGGACGAGGGCAGTGTCGAGTCCGAGGACATCTTCCAGTACGCACGTTTCGTGGAGTGGCGCCAGGACCTGCTCGAAGGCGATGATGCGGACGAAGGGCGCGCCTACTGGCAGCGCGTCGCGGCCGAAGCGGCCACACTGGCGCCGCCGCGCCTGCAAGGGAGGGCGGAGAGCGTTCAGCCGCAGGCGGGGCGGCATCGCGCGGGCGGCGCCATCGACGCGGCGCTTGCGGGCCGAGTGGCCGCGCGCGCCGATGCGCTCGGAACGCAGCCCGAGACCCTGCTGCAGGCAGCCTGGTGGCTGCTGCTTGCCCGGCTCGACGGCACGGGGCGCTTCATCGGCGGCTGGCAGCACGACTGCCGGCGCGACTACGAACCCATGCAAGGCGCGGTCGGCCTCTTCGACAAGGTGTTGCCGGTGGTGGTCGATGTGGCGATGGACGAGTCCTTTGCCGGCTGGGTCGGGAGGTTCGACGCCGCGCTGGCGGCGCATGTCGATGTGCAGGAATATTGGTCCGTCGATGCGCCGCCGCTTGCGACGCACACCGTCGTCGGCTTCGCCTCGCATGAGGCGCCGCTGCCTCGCGGCACCGAACCGCGGTGGCGGCTGACCGGGCTGCCCGATCCGATGCCCTGCTTCGAGCTCGCGCTGCAGGCGGCATGGCAGACGCAGGGCGCGGAACTGTCGTTGCACGCCGATGCCGCGCACTACAGCCAGGCCGCCGTGGAGCGCCTGCTGCTGCAATTCCTCGCGTTGCTCGAGGCCGTCGTGGCGCAGCCGGACGCTTCCGTCGGAGCGCTGTCGCTGGTCGGGCCGAAAGAGCGCGAACTCCTGCTCGCGCGGTGCGGCGGCGAACGTATCGATGCCGGAACGCAGACCGTGGCGGACCGCATTGCGCACTGGGCGCAGGCAACGCCGGACGCTCCCGCACTCGAGGCAGGCGAGCAGCGCCTGAATTACCGCGAACTCGACGGCCGCATCAACCGGCTCGCGCACTGGCTCGCTGCGCAGGGCGTGACGCCGGGCTCCATCGTCGCGCTCAACCTGCCGCGCTCGATCGAACTGACGGTGGCGATCTTCGCCGCCTGGCGCGTGGGCGCCGCCTACCTGCCGCTGGAGCCCGAGTGGCCCGAGGCACGCCGCGCGTCCGTGCTCGCGGACGCACGGCCTGCGCTCGTGCTCGATGCCGCCGCACCACCCGTGCCGGAGGGCATGCCCGGCACACCGCCCGCACACCGCATCTCGCCGCAGGACCTGGCGTACGTGCTCTACACCTCGGGATCGACCGGCAAGCCCAAGGGCGTCGCCATCGAACAAGGGCATCTGCTGAACTACGTGGCTGCCGCCTCGGCCGCGATGAGGCTCGATGCATGCCGCCGCTGGGCGCTAACCAGCTCGGTCGTGGCGGACCTGGGCAACACCGCGCTGTTCGGCGCCTTCTTCAACGGTGCCTGCCTGGTGGTGGCGGCCGAAGACGATGTGAAAGACGCCGACGCCTTCGCGCGCTTCATGGCCGAGCGCGAGATCGACGCAATCAAGATCGTGCCCTCGCACCTGGAGGCGCTTCTCGAATGCGAGTCGCCGCATCTGCCGCGCACGCTGGTGCTGGGCGGCGAGGCTGCGCCGCGCGCGCTGGTCGAGCGCATCGCGCGTCTTGCGCCGCAGTGCGCTATCTACAACCACTACGGTCCGACCGAGACCACGGTCGGCGTGATGGTCCATGCGGTGCCCGCCGGCGCGCAGGTGTCCGAGCAGCTGCCGCTGACGCGGGTGCTCGCCAACAACCGGGTGCATGTGCTCGACGAGGCGCTGGGCCTCGTGCCGGCGGGCGCGCTGGGCGAGGTCTACGTCGGCGGCGCGCAGCTGTGCCGCGGCTACCTGAACCGTGAGGCGGCCGACGCCTTCGTGGCCGACCCCTTCAACCCGGGCCAGCGCCTGTATCGCACGGGCGATCTGGCCTATGTGCTGGCCGAAGGCGGTATCCGCCTTGCGGGGCGTGCGGATCACCAGGTGAAGATCCACGGCTTCCGCGTGGAGCCGGCCGAGGTCGAAGCGGTGCTGCTGGCGCAGCCGGGCGTGCGTCAGGCGGCGGTGCTTGCGGTGCCGGATGCGGCGGGCGCGAGCGCGCTGTCCGCATTCTTCATTGCCGACGAGGTGCTGGCCGATGGCCGTGCCCTGCGCGAACGACTCGCCGCGCAGCTGCCGGCGCACATGGTGCCGGCGAGCTTCACGGCCGTCGATGCCTTCGCCCGCCTGCCCAACGGAAAGATCGACCGGCTGGCGCTGGCCGCGATCGTGCCTGCCGCCGCCGGACACAAGGCACGCATCGAACCGCGCGATGCGCTCGAAGCGGTGCTCGCCGACGGCATGGCTTCGCTGCTGGGTAGCGGCCCCATCGGCGTGGAGGACGACTTCTTCGAACTGGGCGGCCACTCGCTGCAGGTCATCAAGCTGGTCGCGCGCATCCGCAAGCTGCTGCAGGTCGAGGTGGCGGCCGGCGTGGTGTTCGACCACCCGACGCCGGCCGCGCTGGCGGCCGCGTTGCGCGAAGACAGCGACGACGCCGCGCAGCTCGAGCAGCGTGCCCAGGCCCACCGGCAGCCCGAAGAAGACATGAGCGAGACCGCATGA